AAGCCAAAATTCATCGCTTGAAGGAAGTTTTGGAGAGCAAGATTTTAATACTGATAAACACTCAAAAACTCCTTTAAGAGCTACCACTGAGTAAAAAAGTCAAagaactacagcaacacgctctcagtgtcttttatgtttctttcttacttggcaccttaagaagttttatgaatattaattaggttttagaaaactccaaacatagatgtatccatggataagccacTCCCTCGAtgtttggcttcaattttgtgaaaaaaaaagtgcgCCTTATACATGGATGTTAACGGTATTATCTGGGACTTTTTTGAGGAACCACAAATGATTTGAAGTCTTATGTTTaatttcagaaaacaaaaaaaaaactattacttgTGCTTTAggaaaagagctttcaaaataaattttgatttGAAATCTTTATGCATGGTCAATCAACTAATTAATCAATCGATAAAAACTGAGAAAGCAATTGGCCTGCCCATCAATAATTAATTGCACTTCATTATCCCCTCCTTagttcttattattattacttttttttaccacaataattattagttcaGCCTCTAAAAACTTTGTGTAATTTGCTTATTAGCTTAATGAGGACAAAATCATTGACCTGGTGGAAAAATCATGCAGTCCAGACAAAGAGGAAGGAAGTTGGATttcaaaatttgacttgatagAAAAAAATGGAGAACTGAGACTCTCTGAGCAGAAGGATGTTGGAAAATGCCAGAGAGAATGTCAGACCATTTCAAAAGCTTGCGAAGAATCTGTTGCAGATGTGGATACAGATCTGGCAGAGCTTCTCTGGAAAAACAAGTTGTCATTATCTAAACTGATCAATGAAGTTTGTTACTCAATGTCAAGTGTGTGCAAAGAAAAAAGACCCAAGCTTAAACCAGGAGAAAGAAAGGATGATGAAAAGTTCAACATTTTGACTGAAGATGAGAAAAAAGCAGATGAAATCTTAAAGCAAATGAGGTACGtgattaatgataattattattccttgattgaaaaaccattttcttagataattattattattgggaaTTTACGACTCTTGTTATTAGGAAGTTCTGTTTCCTTGTTTCCCTGTACATTAGAAGATAATCATGTCCATTGGAAGATAATCATGTCCATTGGAAGATAATCATGTCTATAGTCTGCATGCATCTGATTATGTGCATTTCTAGGCATCACATTCTCAACAGGTTAAGAATGATCAATGAAGTACACATGTATGTACAGTTCTTGTAGGTCAATGAAGTACACATGTACATTTCATGTAGGTCCAGGGAGGTAGGCTGGTATGGGtgctggacttgaaatctgcTGATTCTGAGTTCAAGTCTGGTCCTAACCACCGGCTGCATTAGTTGGAGGTCATCTCTTGTTTTGGTGGCCCAGAGGAGATTGTGTAATGAAGTGCACTCATTAActtccaatttttttctttctttacttttAGAGGAATTCCTGGGATGCCAGGAATGGAGATGTACTCCCAAGAAGATATAGCAAAGATGCGCGATCAACTTGGTGTtcccaaagaagagaaaaaacctCAAAGGGAAGAAATGCTGGACAGTGAAGGAAATCTCTTTCATGGCGAGGCAGTGAGctttttccaaatggtcttgGATACTTTTTGGAGTATTTGGCTGTGGATAAGACGCATGTTGGGCTTTAGGAATATTAACTCTGGTGAATTATGACATCTGAAGCTCATTATGTACTTTACTTGAATTAAGTTAGTGAATTGacttttaaattattataacttatttGATTGAAATTTGATGTTAAGTTACAGAGCTGTGATTTGGTTGCTGAAGTTGAAATCCAAGAAAGGGCTCTTAAAAAGATGATCAACACACTTCACTTGTTAGCACTAGTTTTTTAAAGTCATCATTCATGGAGATGTGGCAGCATTTTTACCTTTTAGCTGGCAGGATTGGCTCtttccaaaattattaaaatgggcaaggcttctgattggctgagaagtAATACAAGAAAAACAGTTATGGttgccaaaacaaacaaacaaaagaacctTTTCTGGCACGCTTTCACACAATCAATGCCACATTTAATTagaaacaattaagacaaaaatTTGGGGGATTTAAAGCAGAATTTGGGTCTTTTGTTAAAATATACTTGTGTTTTATATGGCTTGCATACATTTATTTATCGTAGCAAAATGCTAATTTGCCAGTTCCTATTTTATACACTGGCCTTTTTGCAGGTTACTGTATATTCATTcttgattattaatttttatgggACTCATCCATCATGTCTAAGCTTTTGTTCATCATTATAAACAGGTAGAAAAATCAATAAATTGATTATTactaaggaaataaaaaaaactttgagTATTCACCTGATTCTTGTCCATTTCTATACATCGTATAAGTAACCACTGCATACACTACTTTTTATGACCCTCATGGAAACTACTGATAGTATAAAAGGGTCATAATAAAGAGTGAAGGAAAAGAGAATTtccttgaaataattttatggTGAGCAGCTTGAGGCTTCAACAGCAATCCAAGAAACCCAATgtcaaattttaatttgttttttgttaacaCTTGTTTAGAATCCATTGCCCTGAAGCAAAGCAAAACATAAGGCTTTCCAGTTGCCCTTGTGAAAGGCCATTTTAGGGGAAAATCACCCAATTCATCACAATATGTCTGTAATGTTACTCTTGGGCCAAGACCTTGATCTGATCTTTTATTCTAAAGTTGTCAGACCTTTCAGCTGTGAGAGCCACTTTCCTCCAAGCagtgaaaataattataagTTTTTCCCAGTTAACGTCCATTTGAAGTTTTACATCATGATTATTCCATAGGCTAGCATGCAAGACTGGTTCTTCCCCTTCAGTTTTCAGATAAAGCAATGTCAAAGGTGGAGTGAAATGTATTGTCCTACTCCCCCtccctccaaaaaaaacaaacaagaaaattataaATATTAAGAATAAAAAAGAGAGCTCTTTTAGTGTTAAATTAAAGTTTATGGCAATAATCTTTGGGAATAAATAGGTTTCTGGGTCATTTGCCAAAAGTACTGCagttgaaatttcaaaatttgtgGAAATAATTGTCAAAAGGTAAGAGAATTTTAGATTATCTTCATCACTGGTACTGTAATTTATGCAAAATATAGtacaaaaagttaaaatttgTCCATTGGCGTGCTcttaaaatttttgaaatactTCATCTAGGTATGTCAAAATTAATCAGAAATCTTGCTGCAATCACTCAATAACAGCAGAAATTTTGAAGGTTCAGAGAATCTTTAGAAAATTAAAGAGTTGCAAGAGCAACTTGGCCCGTCTGTGGTATAAAGTAAGCAGGGTCCTCGCGCTTTGCAACATGGTATATTAGAAGAACAATACATGACGTATTCATCGTTTTTATGCCCAAAACTATGTCAAAATTGTTGAAATCGACGCTGCAAACTGCACAAATCGAAAACATATCGTGGAAAATTCAGAGTGCTGTAGTTCTTGCCTTGGTTGGAATCTCTAGTAAAATATATTTGGGTAGGCTTAAATGTTATTTCTATTCATTTAATGCAATGTATATTATTCAGTGACCACGGTCACACTCTCAGATCGATTATTCGTATATTAAAAAAAGGTTTCCTTGTACGTGCAAAGGAAAACTTCATTGATGCTGTGTTCCGTGCCTTGGATTGACCGGTTTGACAGGGTTGGTAACTGAAGGAATGAACATCTGAGGCTGGCGTATTAAATTTGGTCGGCAATATCACGCCTTCAGCTCTACGTACGATCAATGAATGTTGACTATTaacccgtccaaggggttccccattgacgagtaaaatcgtctggcgttagacagagtaaaatctataagtgccctgagtgctcattcggcagttaaggggttaaaatttcagtcgatctcaatcTGACTTGAGTGTTTTCTCTGGTTATGATTTTTAGCTTCATCAAAATCGACTTTAATATGCCCGGATGTGGTCGTCATCTAGCTACAGTAAAAAATTAACTGAAAGGGCTTTGGAGCGAATGAGACCACacaattatttaataataataataataatagtaataataatagtaataataataataataataataataataataatagtaataataataataagtaatagtaattggaccgagtggagtacaattcagggagtaatcgggcgagtaatttcaaatcggccgagcgcgaagcgcgaggccgatttgaaattacgagcacgattactccctgaattgtacgacacgaggtccaattactaattaatcgtaactataacaaaattcgagaagaatatgacagtggtttaaactatttgaccggtttatatattcaacttctaggctacatgccgaaaaaaaaaagccattcgagtgcaactagcgagagctcgatgacgcgtactgtccaattactcaggcatgacgcgtacaactgtccaattacaagcgcatgacgtgtgcaactgtccaattacggctgaaatcaggcctgctgatgaccaatcagattcgagaattttgatatagttgtgattataataataataatagtaatgataataataaaaataatgataataataacaatagtacaGTCAGTAGTCAGGCTGTTTGCCTGGTACTAGGCCTTCACATAGGCGTAGACTTGCTTAAAGAAGGAATGACCTACAAGAGAGAGCTAAATatattctaggacgagaacaaCTACGAGTACAAGagtttctcatagaacaacattgagcgcgtgCAAACCAACACCATTTTGgtgggaaaaacgtgataccgtcgtcattttagtacgaggttttgcaaaaatgttgttctgaggcaaaacaagtcaagaacacggtagtagttttgccatttttcgatctgcaaaaggactcagttaccagcaacaagtataactgagcaatctacactgccaacaaaaagtaagattaatcgtctgtgttataaatttttcaagtatttttgctaaaaaggAGCAGTCAAATCTTgaactcgttctcgtcctcatcctcatcctagaatctaaagctctctaatgagCTACAATGACCTACAGAGAGCTAAGTAAATGATTTACAGTCAAAGAGAAAGACAAAAGAGGATCAGAGTAAAGAGTTTGGTGAGCAGAAAACATCAGTCGTGCATTGTCAGACAATGCTTTTAGTCCAATCCAATTGAAAGCGCAAATGATGACAGCAATAGGCACATGGCCTTTATAAAAGCAGAAATAAATTAACTAAAGAATACTGCAAAAAAGAGCTTTGGgtggttttcctttgttttagaaGCTAAATTGAAAATGTACAAATGTCAAGGCTTTACTTGGCAATAGAcgcttataattattattcataaatggctgccaattcattattcttttgtccgtGTTCAAACTAGCccaccaagcctcattgtcatgtgctaaattgaaaaaaaatcttactcTGAGGCGAGGCATGGTATTGCTAATtggcacaataacagaacaaaaataaagcaGCTGCTATTTGTGAATAGGCTCTATGATAAAGTCTTAAGTCTTAAtagagcaagaaaaaaaattaagaaattagATCATAAATAAGTTATTCTTCCAGCAATGTTAAATTTCCTTTGCGACAGGGTTTTGTCTAGTTCAGAGTGCAAAATTGAAAGTTACAACTTGCTCAGCAACAAGGTTTTGATTGGTTATAAGAGTGCACAATGAGAAGTTTCAACTTGCGTCGCAACaaggttttgattggttcagagTGCACAATAAAGTTGTCACAACTTGCTCAGCAACaaggttttgattggttcagagtggaaaatgaaaagtcACAACTTGCCCAGCAACaaggttttgattggttcaatgcACAGAGTGGAAACAGTTTTTAGCCTTTGCCCTCACAGCTGCAAATTATCTTTATTGCTGATCACTAGGTCATTTTAGGTTATAGTGTATCTCATTGTAGGTCATTTCCTGTTTTTATATAGTGACTATTATTGTCATTTATGGATTATTATTACAGGTTTCTTCTTGGAAGTCAGTAATCTTCATTTCGTGATGTCAGCATctaattttggtttttaattttaGAATGTTTTAACTTTGTGAAAAAGCACAACTTTGAGATCCTTGAAAATGCTGGAGAAAGACCAGATGAAGTGCCTCTTGTTACAGTTTCCAATCATACGTGCTGCCTTGATGACCCTTGTTTGTGGGGTAAGAACATTTTCCTCCAAAAACTTAAAGACAAATAAGCTGTAACTTTTTGATACCGATATCTTGTGTGTACTTTGTATTAAGTACtgttttgttttaacaaaagtaTAATAGTGATTATaagcaaacaaaacattttGTCTTCCTTGTACAGACTCCAGGAAATGGTTTCTTTGAATGTTTGGACTAGGTAATATATAAAGGAAACCCCCTTGAGAATGGCTATTTGTCAGTGTATTGGGAAAATAAAATGCACAAACTTTAAAGACCTCTGTAATTAATATGAGGTTAATGTAATTCAAGGGCAAATAGCCCAATTACACTGATTCCCTGTC
This genomic window from Acropora muricata isolate sample 2 chromosome 2, ASM3666990v1, whole genome shotgun sequence contains:
- the LOC136891180 gene encoding uncharacterized protein; protein product: MAAAKWLCHVCLFSSIFQLNGQFPKKEKYHAVKEDLPYIKCETCQKAVKHLYGKTQEMRGGGTKKLNEDKIIDLVEKSCSPDKEEGSWISKFDLIEKNGELRLSEQKDVGKCQRECQTISKACEESVADVDTDLAELLWKNKLSLSKLINEVCYSMSSVCKEKRPKLKPGERKDDEKFNILTEDEKKADEILKQMRGIPGMPGMEMYSQEDIAKMRDQLGVPKEEKKPQREEMLDSEGNLFHGEAVSFFQMVLDTFWSIWLWIRRMLGFRNINSGEL